The Emys orbicularis isolate rEmyOrb1 chromosome 21, rEmyOrb1.hap1, whole genome shotgun sequence genome has a segment encoding these proteins:
- the LOC135893019 gene encoding butyrophilin-like protein 2 yields MHLGIKILSTVSLPLLFVMKWFWGDFTVTVDVAPAVVLVGQAVTLCCHLIGKVPANIQVHWYKLERNKNTTLYFYNSTEKGTELGRAGDRHRIKGRYANGVVKVKLFPVQVEDSGQYVCAVTSDGVYQEAIAQVTVLGFGSAPRLTIEHQQNNSTTLRCTSQGWYPQPEVCWTDSTGQNITAMAETRIQKDVTELYQIHSTLRVADTASDTISCTIINPLLKRHRKKVIAISGFFDVEAEHDIITAVIGENAILPCRLITKHLPPSMELQWRKVGPRKDKTIYLYLYDEISPLVNSYPQDDKCSMGYLSPNGVNSREWPRKKYEEKAEVFKGKEFGKGNISLKLNNIQVEDEGKYVCSASANSFHREIIIKVLVIGKKGLELEKADLSNSIILSPQEPVQACPVSTAHFIALSIIVLKLPNNGISTSSIG; encoded by the exons ATGCACCTAGGAATCAAAATATTGTCCACCGTCAGCTTACCATTGCTTTTTGTCATGAAATGGTTTTGGG GTGATTTTACTGTCACTGTAGATGTTGCTCCTGCAGTTGTCTTGGTTGGACAAGCTGTGACGTTGTGCTGCCATCTCATAGGAAAGGTCCCCGCTAACATTCAAGTGCATTGGTACAAACTGGAAAGGAACAAAAATACAACGTTATATTTTTACAATAGCACGGAAAAAGGGACTGAGCTGGGCCGGGCTGGGGACCGGCACAGGATCAAAGGACGATATGCGAATGGAGTCGTTAAGGTGAAGCTCTTTCCAGTGCAAGTAGAAGATAGTGGTCAGTACGTGTGTGCGGTGACAAGTGATGGTGTCTATCAAGAAGCTATCGCTCAGGTGACTGTTCTAG GTTTTGGATCAGCACCTCGCTTAACTATAGAACATCAGCAGAATAATTCAACCACTCTGAGGTGTACGTCCCAAGGGTGGTACCCACAACCTGAAGTATGCTGGACTGACAGCACAGGACAAAACATAACTGCTATGGCTGAAACAAGAATCCAAAAAGATGTGACAGAGCTGTATCAAATCCACAGTACGCTCAGGGTAGCAGATACTGCTTCTGACACTATCTCATGTACTATAATAAACCCCTTGCTGAAGAGGCACCGTAAAAAAGTTATTGCAATTTCTG GTTTCTTTGATGTGGAGGCAGAACATGACATCATTACCGCGGTAATTGGAGAAAATGCCATTCTTCCCTGCCGGCTGATTACGAAACATCTGCCccccagcatggagctgcagtGGAGGAAAGTTGGACCTAGGAAGGATAAGACAATCTATCTCTACCTCTATGATGAAATCAGCCCCCTGGTTAATTCTTATCCACAGGATGACAAATGCTCAATGGGTTATTTGTCTCCAAATGGAGTCAACAGCAGAGAATGGCCCAGGAAGAAATatgaagaaaaggcagaagtttTTAAAGGGAAGGAGTTTGGGAAAGGAAATATTTCCCTGAAACTGAACAATATTCAGGTGGAAGATGAAGGGAAATATGTATGTTCTGCCAGtgccaactcatttcacagagaGATCATCATTAAAGTCTTGGTTATAGGTAAGAAAGGCCTAGAATTGGAGAAAGCAGATTTATCAAACTCTATTATTCTGTCTCCTCAGGAGCCTGTGCAGGCTTGTCCCGTCTCCACAGCACATTTTATTGCTTTGTCTATTATTGTTTTAAAACTCCCAAATAATGGAATTTCCACTTCTTCCATTGGGTAG